One genomic region from Haloarcula taiwanensis encodes:
- a CDS encoding molybdenum cofactor biosynthesis protein MoaB — translation MVDFQSRDTRRGPTDGDDETAEGETGDDEESAAVDTDTEATASEPTEAADTESGNDDIATGESDSTATAAVDDTAENRDEPTTAAEADSSVAEQIDEATAQSSDNQSAAETQDGEVTAATTQSPDEDAQRERHGEAQAATQSADTPEEAAVQTTDTPTAQTGSQDDTSQEQSVTTAVVTVGTATEEGDPTGEAVEAALESTGQTVTARERLRGNYDGIQGTIDRLVGRDDVEVVVTAGGLGVARSEQTLEAVHPLFEKALPGFEEVYRALLFEQQGAGVISIRATAGIADETPVFCLPADPAAARVAIDEIIAAEAPSLVADLS, via the coding sequence ATGGTGGATTTCCAGTCCCGTGACACACGCCGCGGTCCGACTGACGGGGACGACGAGACAGCAGAGGGTGAGACAGGGGACGACGAGGAATCCGCGGCCGTCGATACTGACACCGAGGCCACCGCTTCGGAACCCACCGAAGCGGCCGACACAGAGTCGGGAAACGATGACATAGCGACAGGAGAATCCGACAGCACAGCGACTGCTGCAGTGGATGATACCGCTGAGAACCGCGACGAACCCACCACGGCGGCCGAAGCCGACAGTTCTGTGGCGGAACAAATCGACGAGGCGACAGCCCAAAGTTCGGACAACCAGTCAGCGGCCGAAACGCAGGACGGTGAAGTGACTGCTGCAACGACACAGAGCCCTGACGAGGACGCACAGAGGGAACGCCACGGCGAGGCACAGGCAGCGACCCAATCGGCAGATACACCAGAGGAAGCGGCGGTTCAGACAACGGATACGCCGACAGCACAGACAGGAAGCCAAGACGACACGTCACAGGAACAGTCGGTGACCACCGCTGTCGTCACGGTCGGGACGGCGACCGAAGAAGGCGACCCGACGGGCGAGGCGGTGGAAGCGGCCCTCGAATCCACCGGACAGACGGTTACAGCCCGTGAGCGACTGCGAGGGAACTATGACGGTATCCAGGGGACCATCGACAGGCTGGTCGGCCGCGACGACGTGGAGGTCGTCGTCACGGCGGGCGGTCTCGGCGTCGCGCGGTCGGAGCAGACCCTCGAAGCAGTCCACCCGCTGTTCGAGAAGGCCCTCCCGGGATTTGAAGAGGTGTACCGAGCACTGCTCTTCGAGCAACAGGGGGCCGGTGTCATCTCCATCCGTGCGACGGCAGGTATCGCTGACGAAACGCCGGTGTTTTGTCTGCCCGCGGACCCGGCGGCGGCCCGTGTCGCCATCGACGAGATCATCGCGGCGGAAGCCCCGTCTCTCGTCGCCGACCTGTCCTGA
- a CDS encoding PAS domain-containing sensor histidine kinase, which translates to MVLSPLTVVLLSGVVGMGVAFLVWLHRDRPGAGPLAVFVVAASLWAVTYGIELAVPGLATMERLVQVQLTLSVIIPVAWLVTVIEYTGHPHWLTQRRTALLLIEPAVFVTLVWSNHAHELIWSGRGTQYVSASSVTLVPAYEVVYWGHMSYILLLILAGGVLLLRMLFRSNQVFQGQGLALLLAIAVPTVVQTLFVLGVLPTAFDPTSLGYVASGAVLSVAILRGQLLDVAPVTRELGREAIFTEMDDMVIIVDDERRIVDINAAATALLDGDQTAVLGRSLSQTSPTLAETVPGPGEQTQTEMALDRGGSVRYYDVRVIPLYRAYGVVSGHLISLRDITDRRQREQRLDVLNRLLRHDIRNEMNVVKGNADLLRDTADTDERERLDRIISTVDDIVDRSNKIGRVTEALETEQHSPTALRQLLESVVSDARDRHPDVAITLTCEDDIWIRGGPSVLIALEELVENAVEHQAADADRVTVEITATRAGGTPGARVAVHDNGPGITDHEREVIRSGTETPLKHGSGVGLWLVNWIVRNLGGRMSFPDTDESGTTVELQLPTAEPAHATDDPVAAHSENAD; encoded by the coding sequence ATGGTCCTGTCGCCGCTTACTGTCGTTTTATTGTCGGGTGTCGTCGGCATGGGCGTCGCCTTTCTGGTGTGGCTCCACCGGGACCGGCCGGGTGCAGGACCGCTGGCAGTGTTCGTCGTTGCGGCGAGCCTCTGGGCCGTTACGTACGGTATCGAGCTTGCTGTGCCGGGGCTGGCAACCATGGAGCGACTCGTCCAGGTGCAGCTGACGCTCTCGGTAATCATCCCCGTCGCGTGGCTCGTGACGGTTATCGAGTACACGGGGCATCCACACTGGCTCACCCAGCGCCGAACAGCGCTGTTGCTTATCGAACCGGCGGTGTTTGTCACGCTCGTGTGGTCGAATCACGCACACGAACTCATCTGGTCCGGTCGCGGGACGCAGTACGTCTCGGCGTCGTCGGTGACGCTCGTGCCCGCGTACGAAGTCGTGTACTGGGGCCACATGTCCTACATACTGCTGTTGATCCTCGCCGGCGGTGTCCTCCTGTTACGAATGCTGTTCCGGTCGAATCAGGTATTCCAGGGCCAGGGGCTCGCACTGCTGCTCGCCATCGCCGTCCCGACGGTCGTCCAGACGCTGTTTGTGCTCGGTGTGCTGCCGACCGCCTTCGACCCGACGAGTCTCGGGTACGTTGCATCGGGAGCCGTCCTCTCGGTCGCTATCCTCCGCGGGCAACTGCTCGACGTGGCACCGGTGACCCGAGAACTGGGGCGAGAAGCTATCTTCACCGAAATGGACGATATGGTCATCATTGTCGACGACGAGCGCCGCATCGTCGACATCAACGCGGCCGCCACGGCGTTGCTTGACGGTGACCAGACCGCGGTTCTGGGCCGCTCGCTCTCTCAGACATCACCGACACTAGCCGAGACGGTCCCCGGCCCTGGCGAGCAAACACAGACCGAGATGGCTCTCGACCGTGGCGGGAGTGTGCGGTACTACGACGTGCGCGTGATACCGCTGTACCGCGCGTACGGCGTTGTTTCGGGCCATCTCATCAGCCTCCGGGATATCACAGACCGCCGACAGCGCGAACAGCGGCTGGACGTGCTCAACCGCCTGCTCCGACACGACATCCGAAACGAGATGAACGTCGTCAAGGGGAACGCGGACCTGCTCAGGGATACAGCCGACACCGACGAGCGCGAGCGACTCGACCGCATTATCAGCACAGTTGACGACATCGTCGACCGAAGCAACAAAATCGGGCGAGTCACCGAGGCGTTAGAGACCGAACAGCACAGCCCGACAGCGCTTCGCCAACTACTGGAATCGGTCGTCAGCGATGCCCGGGACCGCCACCCTGACGTGGCGATCACGCTCACCTGCGAGGATGATATCTGGATTCGGGGTGGTCCGTCGGTCCTCATCGCGCTGGAGGAGCTAGTCGAGAACGCTGTCGAACATCAAGCAGCCGATGCGGACCGAGTTACGGTCGAGATTACGGCGACGCGGGCCGGTGGAACGCCGGGCGCGCGTGTGGCCGTTCACGACAACGGTCCCGGTATCACCGACCACGAGCGCGAGGTCATCCGTTCGGGGACCGAAACGCCGCTCAAGCACGGCTCCGGCGTCGGGCTGTGGCTCGTCAACTGGATTGTCCGGAACCTTGGCGGTCGGATGTCGTTCCCCGATACGGACGAATCGGGAACGACCGTAGAGCTGCAACTGCCAACGGCTGAGCCCGCCCACGCGACGGACGACCCAGTGGCGGCCCACAGCGAGAACGCTGACTGA
- a CDS encoding short-chain dehydrogenase translates to MDVPLYDSLDGQVALVTGATRGIGKAIADGLVDLGATVYAGARDTDDIEATDRHAVELDVTDDEGMVAAVDRIEREQGHLDVLVNNAGVMDSRDPLDEMPTDIIDHTLDTNLRGAVLMTKYALPLLLAEEGGRVVTMSSGLGAITESQSGGTPAYRISKTGVNGLTKYLDGEYAADGLVANSVCPGYVQTDMTEGSAPRTPEKGAETPVWLARFRPDAPSGRFWRDKAEIEW, encoded by the coding sequence ATGGACGTTCCGCTCTATGACTCCCTCGACGGGCAGGTCGCCCTCGTTACCGGAGCGACGCGGGGCATCGGAAAGGCAATCGCTGACGGGCTGGTCGACCTCGGCGCGACTGTGTACGCCGGCGCACGCGATACTGACGACATCGAGGCCACGGACCGCCACGCCGTCGAACTCGACGTGACCGACGACGAGGGGATGGTCGCCGCCGTCGACCGCATCGAGCGCGAACAGGGTCACCTCGACGTGCTGGTCAACAACGCCGGCGTGATGGACTCACGTGACCCGCTGGACGAGATGCCGACCGACATCATCGACCACACCCTCGATACGAACCTCCGGGGGGCAGTCCTCATGACGAAATACGCCCTTCCGCTGTTGCTGGCCGAGGAGGGCGGCCGCGTCGTCACCATGTCGTCCGGGCTGGGAGCCATTACCGAGAGCCAGTCGGGTGGCACGCCGGCCTACCGAATCTCGAAGACGGGCGTCAACGGACTGACAAAGTACCTCGACGGCGAGTACGCGGCCGACGGGCTGGTCGCCAACTCGGTGTGTCCGGGCTACGTCCAGACGGACATGACTGAGGGCAGCGCCCCGCGGACGCCGGAGAAGGGGGCCGAGACGCCGGTCTGGCTCGCCCGCTTCCGACCCGACGCACCAAGCGGACGCTTCTGGCGCGACAAGGCCGAAATCGAGTGGTAG
- a CDS encoding isopentenyl-diphosphate delta-isomerase: MSSDAVDETHENARQEVVAVDADDNEEGLVNRLDAHTGDGVRHRAFTALLFDEDDRILLAQRAANKRLWDTHWDGTVASHPVQGQTQVEATEERLEEELGIDPSQYGDLRVTDRFEYKRYYENAGLEWEVCAVLQATLHDTSLEPNPEEVDGLMWVPYERLREHPEYYRQLRLCPWFEIAMRRDEER; the protein is encoded by the coding sequence ATGAGTTCCGACGCGGTCGACGAGACGCACGAAAACGCTCGACAAGAGGTCGTCGCGGTGGACGCCGACGACAACGAGGAGGGGCTGGTCAATCGGCTCGACGCCCACACCGGCGACGGGGTTCGCCACCGCGCGTTCACCGCCCTGCTGTTCGACGAGGACGACCGAATCCTGCTCGCACAGCGCGCCGCCAACAAACGCCTCTGGGACACCCACTGGGACGGCACCGTCGCCTCTCACCCCGTCCAGGGCCAGACGCAGGTCGAAGCCACCGAGGAGCGGCTTGAAGAGGAACTGGGTATCGACCCCTCGCAGTACGGAGACCTCCGCGTGACCGACCGGTTCGAGTACAAGCGCTACTATGAGAACGCCGGCCTCGAATGGGAGGTCTGTGCGGTCCTACAGGCCACACTCCACGACACGTCGCTGGAACCGAACCCCGAGGAGGTCGACGGTCTCATGTGGGTTCCCTACGAGCGACTACGCGAGCACCCCGAGTACTACCGGCAACTGCGCCTCTGTCCCTGGTTCGAGATTGCGATGCGCCGGGACGAGGAACGGTAG